From Oncorhynchus mykiss isolate Arlee chromosome 6, USDA_OmykA_1.1, whole genome shotgun sequence, the proteins below share one genomic window:
- the inpp5e gene encoding phosphatidylinositol polyphosphate 5-phosphatase type IV isoform X2 has product MRMTENGEDSSPSQPVVGVLPGGAGGKDPGEVSGDNRPVNPTTEDNKTTKLLNNTMKITQDVRDQSSKTSTYQPRPPLLPKPPALSKGGNSGSVEEKVRSRRLMNSQESLTDPAETGSSTESLKEDSTVTGVFTLSGAATLRNGQGSVVGPQSAPSGSPVFRARGQSFSEYERGPHDHHSDPAEQRVRSSKVRLSPLQPSGPFPALEQSLASASLRTANRIDRDCVDYGIVPGRAGQERLQLHRNLSDSRLLDNMVSDNISVNSMKSTFSVLNPIRPRDVRNSFLEGSVLGSGALLGAEELDRYFPERRVGIYIATWNMQGEKGLPNNLDDLLLPTDSEFAQDFYIIGVQEGCPDRREWEIRLQETLGPYYVMLYAASHGVLYLTVFVRRDLIWFCSEVEHATVTTRIMSQIKTKGAVGIGFTFFGTSFLFITSHFTSGDSKVYERILDYNKIIEALALPNGLPDTNPYRSTSSDVTTRFDEVFWFGDFNFRLSKDRVGVEAILNQNPGVDMGPLLHHDQLSKEMKDGSIFKGFQEAPIQFFPTYKYDVGCDMYDTTSKQRTPSYTDRILFRNRQVDDIKVIKYTSCSTIKTSDHRPVIAMFQVKLRPGRDNIPLGAGQFDRSLYLEGIRRRITRELKKSDAIKNQGSSTICSIS; this is encoded by the exons ATGAGGATGACTGAGAATGGGGAGGACAGCAGCCCCTCTCAGCCCGTTGTTGGAGTGTTACCTGGTGGAGCTGGTGGGAAGGATCCAGGAGAAGTAAGTGGTGACAATAGGCCGGTGAACCCCACTACAGAGGACAACAAAACCACAAAGCTCCTCAACAACACCATGAAAATCACTCAGGATGTACGAGACCAAAGCAGCAAGACCAGTACCTATCAGCCCCGACCACCCCTGCTGCCAAAGCCCCCTGCACTGTCAAAGGGAGGGAACAGTGGTTCGGTGGAGGAGAAGGTGAGAAGCAGGAGACTGATGAACAGCCAGGAGAGTCTGACCGACCCAGCTGAGACCGGTTCCTCCACAGAATCTCTTAAGGAGGACTCAACAGTTACAGGTGTGTTCACCTTGAGCGGTGCTGCCACCTTGAGGAACGGACAGGGCTCTGTCGTGGGACCCCAATCGGCTCCATCAGGGTCCCCCGTCTTCAGAGCCAGGGGCCAGAGCTTTTCAGAGTACGAGCGGGGGCCCCACGACCACCACAGTGACCCTGCAGAGCAGCGGGTGAGGTCCTCCAAGGTACGCCTCTCTCCCTTACAGCCCTCGGGTCCATTTCCTGCTCTGGAGCAGAGCTTGGCTTCCGCATCCTTAAGGACGGCTAATCGGATTGACAGGGATTGCGTGGATTATGGCATTGTGCCCGGGAGGGCTGGGCAGGAGAGGCTGCAACTGCACAGGAACCTGAGCGACAGCCGGCTTCTGGATAACATGGTGTCGGACAACATCTCTGTCAACTCCATGAAGTCCACCTTCAGCGTGTTGAACCCCATCAGACCCAGGGACGTCAGGAACAG TTttttggagggcagtgtgctggGTAGTGGTGCCCTGCTGGGGGCTGAGGAGCTGGACCGCTACTTCCCAGAGAGGAGAGTTGGCATCTACATAGCCACATGGAACATGCAGGGAGAAAAG GGACTTCCAAACAACCTAGACGATCTGTTGCTCCCGACGGACTCTGAATTTGCTCAAGACTTTTACATCATCGGAGTCCAGGAGGGATGTCCAGACCG gagggAATGGGAGATCCGTCTTCAGGAGACTCTGGGGCCGTACTACGTCATGCTCTATGCAGCCTCCCACGGGGTTCTCTACCTCACTGTGTTTGTCAGGAGGGACCTCATTTGGTTCTGCTCAG AAGTGGAGCATGCCACGGTCACAACACGCATCATGTCTCAGATCAAAACCAAAGGAGCTGTGGGGATCGGCTTCACTTTCTTTGGCACTTCCTTCCTCTTCATCACCTCCCATTTTACCT CTGGAGATTCCAAAGTGTACGAGAGGATTCTGGACTACAACAAAATCATTGAAGCACTTGCTCTTCCTAATGGTCTTCCAGACACCAACCCTTACCGCTCCACATCCT CGGATGTGACAACACGGTTTGATGAGGTTTTCTGGTTTGGGGACTTTAACTTCCGTCTGAGTAAAGATCGTGTGGGGGTAGAGGCCATTCTAAACCAGAACCCGGGTGTGGACATGGGCCCTCTGCTCCACCATGACCAACTCTCCAAGGAAATGAAGGATG GTTCCATCTTTAAAGGCTTCCAAGAAGCACCAATTCAGTTCTTCCCCACCTACAAATATGATGTCGGCTGTGACATGTACGACACCACCTCCAAGCAGAGAACTCCCTCATACACA GACAGAATACTGTTCAGGAACAGGCAGGTGGATGACATCAAAGTGATAAAGTACACCAGCTGTTCAACGATAAAGACGTCAGACCACCGGCCTGTCATCGCCATGTTCCAGGTCAAACTGCGTCCCGGGAGAGACAA TATTCCTCTGGGAGCAGGCCAGTTTGACAGGAGTCTGTACCTGGAGGGCATCAGGAGGAGGATCACCAGAGAGCTGAAGAAGAGCGACGCCATAAAGAACCAGGGCAGCAGCACCATCTGCTCAATCTCCTGA
- the inpp5e gene encoding phosphatidylinositol polyphosphate 5-phosphatase type IV isoform X1 produces MRMTENGEDSSPSQPVVGVLPGGAGGKDPGEVSGDNRPVNPTTEDNKTTKLLNNTMKITQDVRDQSSKTSTYQPRPPLLPKPPALSKGGNSGSVEEKVRSRRLMNSQESLTDPAETGSSTESLKEDSTVTGVFTLSGAATLRNGQGSVVGPQSAPSGSPVFRARGQSFSEYERGPHDHHSDPAEQRVRSSKVRLSPLQPSGPFPALEQSLASASLRTANRIDRDCVDYGIVPGRAGQERLQLHRNLSDSRLLDNMVSDNISVNSMKSTFSVLNPIRPRDVRNRSFLEGSVLGSGALLGAEELDRYFPERRVGIYIATWNMQGEKGLPNNLDDLLLPTDSEFAQDFYIIGVQEGCPDRREWEIRLQETLGPYYVMLYAASHGVLYLTVFVRRDLIWFCSEVEHATVTTRIMSQIKTKGAVGIGFTFFGTSFLFITSHFTSGDSKVYERILDYNKIIEALALPNGLPDTNPYRSTSSDVTTRFDEVFWFGDFNFRLSKDRVGVEAILNQNPGVDMGPLLHHDQLSKEMKDGSIFKGFQEAPIQFFPTYKYDVGCDMYDTTSKQRTPSYTDRILFRNRQVDDIKVIKYTSCSTIKTSDHRPVIAMFQVKLRPGRDNIPLGAGQFDRSLYLEGIRRRITRELKKSDAIKNQGSSTICSIS; encoded by the exons ATGAGGATGACTGAGAATGGGGAGGACAGCAGCCCCTCTCAGCCCGTTGTTGGAGTGTTACCTGGTGGAGCTGGTGGGAAGGATCCAGGAGAAGTAAGTGGTGACAATAGGCCGGTGAACCCCACTACAGAGGACAACAAAACCACAAAGCTCCTCAACAACACCATGAAAATCACTCAGGATGTACGAGACCAAAGCAGCAAGACCAGTACCTATCAGCCCCGACCACCCCTGCTGCCAAAGCCCCCTGCACTGTCAAAGGGAGGGAACAGTGGTTCGGTGGAGGAGAAGGTGAGAAGCAGGAGACTGATGAACAGCCAGGAGAGTCTGACCGACCCAGCTGAGACCGGTTCCTCCACAGAATCTCTTAAGGAGGACTCAACAGTTACAGGTGTGTTCACCTTGAGCGGTGCTGCCACCTTGAGGAACGGACAGGGCTCTGTCGTGGGACCCCAATCGGCTCCATCAGGGTCCCCCGTCTTCAGAGCCAGGGGCCAGAGCTTTTCAGAGTACGAGCGGGGGCCCCACGACCACCACAGTGACCCTGCAGAGCAGCGGGTGAGGTCCTCCAAGGTACGCCTCTCTCCCTTACAGCCCTCGGGTCCATTTCCTGCTCTGGAGCAGAGCTTGGCTTCCGCATCCTTAAGGACGGCTAATCGGATTGACAGGGATTGCGTGGATTATGGCATTGTGCCCGGGAGGGCTGGGCAGGAGAGGCTGCAACTGCACAGGAACCTGAGCGACAGCCGGCTTCTGGATAACATGGTGTCGGACAACATCTCTGTCAACTCCATGAAGTCCACCTTCAGCGTGTTGAACCCCATCAGACCCAGGGACGTCAGGAACAG AAGTTttttggagggcagtgtgctggGTAGTGGTGCCCTGCTGGGGGCTGAGGAGCTGGACCGCTACTTCCCAGAGAGGAGAGTTGGCATCTACATAGCCACATGGAACATGCAGGGAGAAAAG GGACTTCCAAACAACCTAGACGATCTGTTGCTCCCGACGGACTCTGAATTTGCTCAAGACTTTTACATCATCGGAGTCCAGGAGGGATGTCCAGACCG gagggAATGGGAGATCCGTCTTCAGGAGACTCTGGGGCCGTACTACGTCATGCTCTATGCAGCCTCCCACGGGGTTCTCTACCTCACTGTGTTTGTCAGGAGGGACCTCATTTGGTTCTGCTCAG AAGTGGAGCATGCCACGGTCACAACACGCATCATGTCTCAGATCAAAACCAAAGGAGCTGTGGGGATCGGCTTCACTTTCTTTGGCACTTCCTTCCTCTTCATCACCTCCCATTTTACCT CTGGAGATTCCAAAGTGTACGAGAGGATTCTGGACTACAACAAAATCATTGAAGCACTTGCTCTTCCTAATGGTCTTCCAGACACCAACCCTTACCGCTCCACATCCT CGGATGTGACAACACGGTTTGATGAGGTTTTCTGGTTTGGGGACTTTAACTTCCGTCTGAGTAAAGATCGTGTGGGGGTAGAGGCCATTCTAAACCAGAACCCGGGTGTGGACATGGGCCCTCTGCTCCACCATGACCAACTCTCCAAGGAAATGAAGGATG GTTCCATCTTTAAAGGCTTCCAAGAAGCACCAATTCAGTTCTTCCCCACCTACAAATATGATGTCGGCTGTGACATGTACGACACCACCTCCAAGCAGAGAACTCCCTCATACACA GACAGAATACTGTTCAGGAACAGGCAGGTGGATGACATCAAAGTGATAAAGTACACCAGCTGTTCAACGATAAAGACGTCAGACCACCGGCCTGTCATCGCCATGTTCCAGGTCAAACTGCGTCCCGGGAGAGACAA TATTCCTCTGGGAGCAGGCCAGTTTGACAGGAGTCTGTACCTGGAGGGCATCAGGAGGAGGATCACCAGAGAGCTGAAGAAGAGCGACGCCATAAAGAACCAGGGCAGCAGCACCATCTGCTCAATCTCCTGA